A stretch of DNA from Mycolicibacterium celeriflavum:
AGTCATCGCGCCGTTGATATCGTCGGGGTCGAAAACTACGAAGCGGGTCATCAATCCGTCATCGGTCACTTCGGCAAGAACCAACGTCTCCACGGCGATCGGGCGCTCGACCTCGCTGTGATCGCGAAAAACCACGCGGCACAACGCCAGGCGAGGTTCCCTGATAGCGACTGGCTCAACCTCCGCCTGCCAACTCGTAGCCGCCTCAAAGAACAAGGTGCGCGCGAAGTCCGGCTTGATCGTGCCCTCGTCGCGCAGCCCTTTGCGCCGGTCTTCGTACCGTCCGTCTGCAGCGACAACCGCTAGATAGGTGTCAAGGTCGCGGCGGTTGAAAGCAGCCATCGCACGTGCGAGAACTCGCGTTGCTGCATTCTCGAGTTGAGGCGCTGATGCACTGAGCGCATCGAAGCGGACGAGCGCCGTATCGAGGTCGGCTTCGCCGAACAGATTGCAGCGATTCGTGTCGCCTTTGAGCGTCAGGAGGGCAATCATCCGCCATTCGGCATAGAAGCCTTCCTGCGAAGTTCCGTAGGCCGCGTGTGTGACGACTGCGCCGAAGTGGTTCAACCGGTGGACGCACTCGACGTACTGCGTGGTGTTCGGTGCGACATCCCATCCCGAACGGATGTACGCGGCGAGGTCGCCTTCGGAGAAGGTTTCGCGCACCCTGTGGTCGATGGTCACCCAGTTCGACAATGGCGGGACCTCTTGCCCATTGAACATCGCGTAGGTGTCCGCGAAGCCCGACCACACCTGCGCGTACTCGGCCGCCTCGCCGGCGAGGTAGCGGGCGTCGAGTTCCGCCAACGCGGCGCCGATGTCATCGAGGTCGAAGTTGACTATGTCGCCAACCAACTCGTCATCGCTGACTTCCACGACTGACATGAGCTCTACGGTGATCGGTCGGTCGGCTTCTGCGGTGTCACGGTAGGTCTGCCGGATCAGTGCGAGGTTTGAGCCTCTCACCGCGAGAGGAGCAATGTCCGTCCGCCAGCTCTCGGGCACTTCGAACAGTGCATCCGCTGCTTTCCGGCGCTCTATCCCGGCGTGGCGGGCACCCAAGCCCTTCCGGCGGTCGTCAACTCGTCCGTTTGGAGAAGTCGCATCAAAGAATGCGCGTCGGTCGCGACGATTGAACGCATCTACTGCGCGCGCCCACGCCCTTACCGCCGTGTTATCGAGTTGTCCCGTCGGCCGGCTGAGTTCGTCGAACCGGGCGAGCGCGGCGTCGATGTCGGCCGCATCGAACAGTTCGGCACGGTTGACCAATTCGCCGTCGACCGTCACGAGACAGAGCTCGCGCCATTCGACCTCGAACCCCTGCTGCGAAGAGCCGTTTGAAATCTGTGTGAAGACGGCCCCCCGGTCGCTGAGCCGATGCACGTCCTCGATGTAGACGGTGATGTCGGGAGTGATGTCCCACGATGAATGGATGTATGCGGCCAGGTCACCGGGCTCGAATGATGCCCCTCGACGGTGATCGATGGTCACCCAGTCGGGTGTCGCCGAGGGGAACTCGTGACGGTTGAACGCTGCGTAGTTCCGCGCGATGAGTGACCATGTGCGTGCATGAGCGGTGGCTTCGACTGCGGCATAGCGGTTGTCGAGCTCTTGGAAGGCAGCATCGACGTCGTCAGGGTCGAAAACAACGTGTGTCGATACCTTGTTGTTGGTGTCGATTTCGAAGACAAAGAGTATGTCCGTGGGGAAACCCTCGGGCGCTTGATCGCCGCCCGTGTAGAGCGCGCGCTTGAGGACAAGCCGCTCGCCGCGAGTCGCAATAATTTCCGACGTCACGTTCGACATCCCGAAGTCGACTAACGCCTGGCTATTTGTTATCACGGCGTCTCGACCTTGTTGGACAAACCCCCCTATCACTCGACGCCGATCGTCCGTTGAAATGTCGTCGGCGAATATCTGTGTTAGCGCCTCCCATCTACGGGTGGCCCAGTACTCAAAGCAACGGTCGGACACTCGGCTCGCCGCGTTTTCGAGCTGCGGCATCGGCTGACTGAGCTCGTCAAAGCGGGCAAGTGCGGCTTCGAGATCGTCCTCGTCAAAGACTTCACCTCGGTTGATGCAGTCGCCCTCGAACATCATGATGCTGATTTCTCGCCACTCGACGCCGAAGCCTTCTTGCGAGGTTCCATACGCCACATAAGTAAAGACAATTCCCAAGTCGCTCAAACGATGAACAGCCTCGATGTAGGTACTGGCATGCGGTGTGACTTCCCAGCCAGCACTGAGGTAGGCGGGCAGATCGCCGGCTTGGGCCGTGGCGAGATGCCGATGGTCAATGTGTATCCAATCGGGTGATGTTGGAGGAACTTTGTGCTGGTTCAACCCGGCGAAAACCCTTACCGTGGCAGACCACGTCTGAGCGTGGGCGGCGGCCTCGCCGGCGAGGTATCGGGCATCGAGCTCCTGGAAGGCAGCATCGACGTCGTCAGGGTCGAAAACGACGCACGCTGTGAACTTATCGTCGGCGTCGATCTCGATGAGCTGAAGGACATCAAGTTGAGCTGCCTCCGGGTCGTGGGCCGAGGCGCGAAAATAGTTGAGTGCGAGCCGTCCGCCGCGGGTCCCAATAACGGTGAACGATAGATTCGCCCACAACCCGACGTCGACGACCGCGCGGATGTCTTCGATCGCGCTATTGCGACCGTGTCGCATCCCAGAGTTCACAGTTCGACGGCGATCGTCCTGGGAATAGCCGGCGGCGAACAGGTTGGCCATCGAGCCCCACTCGTGGGCCGCGAAGTGCGCCAGGAAGCGCTCCCCTACCCGGCTTGCCGCGTTTTCCAGCTTCGGCGTCCGCGGTTGCAACTCTTCGAACCTCGCGAGCGCGGCGTCGAGGTCATCCTCGTCGAAAAGCTCCACTCTGTCGATCAACTCGCCATCTACGGTGACTAGGGTCAGTACTCGCCATTCGCCGCTGAATCCGGCTTGGGAGGTTCCTATTGATGCCCGCGTGACCACCGCACCACGGTGGTTCAACCGATGCACGGTCTCGACGTAGTTGCGAATGTCGGGCACGAGATCCCAGGAAGCGCGAACGTACGCGTACAGATCACCGGGCGCGTGCGTGGTCACGTGGCGGTTGTCGATATTGACCCAGTTACGCGTAGTTGGCGGCAGCTCGTGCCGATTGAACCCAGCGAAGGCCTTGGCGAGGAACGACCATGTGGAGGCGTACTCGGCCGCATCGCCTGCGAGATACCGAGCGTCGAGTTCCTCGAATGCGGCGTCGATGTCGTCGAGGTCGAACGCGACGCTTGCGACGACCCGGTTATCGGCGTTGATCTCGACGATGCATAGGACTTCGGTGCGGAACGCCGCCTCTGGTCCTTGATCGCGACTCGAGTAGAAGCGGGCACGCATGAGGATGAGACGTTCCCCACGAGTTGCAATCACTGTTGGTGTCACGCTCGCGGGCCAAAGGTCGGCGATCGCCTGCATGTCTGCGATCGTGGATTCTTGACCGTGTTGGACGCCCGCGCCCACAAGCCGACGACGATCGTCATTGGAAAAGTCGGCAACCAACATCTCTGCCATCGCATCCCAGTCGCGAGCCGCGAATCGTTCCAGATAGCGTCTGGCAACTATGCTTGCCGCGTTCTCCAGCCGCGGCGCCCTGACGAGTTCGTCGAACCTTGCGAGGGCGGCATCGAGGTCTGCCTCCTCGAAGACTTCAATGCGGTTGATCAAATCGCCGTCGATGGTGAGAAGGACAGCGTCCCGCCACTCGGCGTCGAAGCCGTCGTGTGTAGTGCCACGCACCACTTGGGCGAAGACAGTTCCGAGATCGCTCAACCGATGCACTGCCTCGATGTAGACATTCATGGCCGGCGCGACCTCCCACGTCGCACGGATGTAGGACGCCATGTGGCCGGGTTCGAACGCCGGACCGCGACGGTGATCGACGTTGACCCAGTCCGGTGTCGTTGTTGGGGGCTCGCCCCGATTGAACGCCGCGATGTTTCGGGCGACGACTGACCAGGTGTGCGCGTGGGCTGCCGCTTCGCCTGCGACGAAACGGGCTTCGAGCTCAACGAAGGCGGCGCCGATGTCATCGGGATCGAACGTGACGATCGCTGCGATTCGCCCCTCCGCGTCGGTCTCGGCTATCTGTAGGGTATCGACGCGGAACGCCCCCGCTCGATCGTCATAGGGCGCTCCGCCACGGCTGAGGGCGAGGCGATCCCCGCGGATCGCGATATCAATTGCCGTGAAAACGGGGACCCCGAGGTCGGCGGCCGCCCGCAAGTCCTGCACCGCGGAGTCCCGACCATGTCGGATGCCTGCGTTCACGACTCGCCGGCGATCCTCGTTGTAGAGGTCTTCTGTCAGCATTTCGGCAGCCGCGTCCCAGTCACGCGTCGCGAAAGATGACCGGTAGCGCTCACACACTCGGCTTGCCGTGTTCTCCGGTCGCGGTGCCGGCCTGGTTACCTGGTCGAACCGCGCGAGCGCCGCGTCGAGGTCCGTTTCATCGAAGAATTCACCGCAGCTGATCAGGTCGGCTTTGAAGGTCAGAAGGTGAATGTACCGCCACTCGGCGTCGAATCCCTCTTGCGAGGCGCCGTGGCCGGCGGCTGTGATGACCGCGCCGAGCTTGCTCAGCCGGTGCACCGCTTCGATGTGAACTTTGGTGTCCGGCGCGACATTCCATACAGCTCGGATGTACGGGATCATGTCGCCAGACGCGAAAGATATCCCGCGACGGTGGTCGATGTTCACCCAATCTGGCGTCGTTGGGCTTACCTGGTGACGGTTGAATGCTGCATAGGCCCGTGCGGTGAGTGACCACGTATCCGCGTGAGCCACCGCTTCGCCTGCCAGGTACCTGGCATCGAGTTCTTCCACGGCAGAATCGATGTCGTCGGGATTGAAAGAGACGAACGAGACGATCCGCTCGTCGGCGTCGGTCTCGACGACGCTGAGTGTCTCTGTGAGGAACGCCTCGGACGCTTGATCGCCTAACGAGTAGCCGATGCGAACAAGGACGAGGCGCTCGCCGCGGGTCGCAATGACGGTCGATGTGATGTTCGTGATCGAGAGCTCGGCAATAGCCCGCATGTCTGCAATTTGGACATCTCGGCCGTGTCTGACACCTGCGCCCACCACCGGACGACGATCGTCATTTGAAAAGTCATCGGCCAGAACCCAGGCCAATGCGATCCAGTCTCCAGCTGCAAAGTTCGTACGAAAGCGTTCTTCCGCACGGCTTGCCGCATTCTCCAGCCGCGGTGCCGGTCGACTGAGCTCATCGAATCTCGCGAGTGCAGCGCCGACTTCAGCCTCTTCGAATAGCTCGCAGTGGTTGATGAGCTCGCCCTCGATCGTCAGAAGTTCTTCCACCCGCCATTCGGCGTCGAAGCCCTCGTGCGACGTCTTCGCGGCGTGGGTGAATACCGCTCCGAAATCACTCAGCCGATGCACAGCCTCGATGTAGTTATTGAGGTCCGGAGACACATGCCATCCGGCCCGGATGTATGCGGTCAGATCGCCGGGTGCGAACGCTGTCGCCCGCCGGTGGTCGATACTCACATAGTCTGGCGTTGTCGCGGGAAGTTGGCGCCGGTTGAGTGCGGCATTGGCCCGCACGATGATCGACCACGTGTGCGCGTGGGCCGCCGCGTCGCCTGCGAGATACCGACGATCGAGCTCCGTGAAGGCCGCGTCGATATCGTCGGCATCGAATGCGATGGCCGCCGTGATCTTTTCATTCGCGTTGACCTCACCAACCCCGATTAACTCCGTGACAAACGCCTCGGACCCTTGATCGCGGAACGCGAAGCGGACACGACTGAGGACGAGGTACTCGCCGCGGGTCGCGACGACAGTCGATGTGACGCTCGCGATCGAGAGATCGGCAAAAGCTTGCATGTCTGAAATCTGAGCAGCTAGACCATGTCGGACACCGGCGCCCACGACCCGACGACGATCGTCTTGGAGGAAGTCGTCGGCCACTAAGTCTGATATGGCGTCCCAGTCGCCGGCTGCGAGTTGCACGAAGTAGCGCTCGCCTACTCGACTTGCCGCGTTTTCCAGCTGGAGAGCTCGCCGGCCGAGTTCGTCGAACCTCGCGAGAGCGGCGTCGAGGTCGGCCTCGTCGAACATTTCGGTGTGGCTGACCACGTCCCCGTCGAACATCAGCAAGACGACTTCCCGCCATTCGGCGTCGAAACCCTCGTGCGAGGTTCCGTATGCCGCGTGGGTCACGACCGCCCCGAGGTTGCTAAGCCGATGCACAGCCTCGACATGAATCTTCATGTCGGGAGCAACATCCCACGTCGCAAGGATGTACTCAGCCATCTCGCCGGGCGGG
This window harbors:
- a CDS encoding BTAD domain-containing putative transcriptional regulator, which encodes MELGVLGPLQVRQYGLPVTIPGAKPRAILTVLGLHGDSVVSAATLVELLWGDDPPRTATKALQTHISALRRALGDGFVLTEGTGWSLRTTEVDAIRYKAAAKLGRDALAAGDAGQAVAHFDEALALWRGVPELPDGTRGSSEKTRWIESHAALVEDRADALLATGRAAEIIGELEAAVADAPLRERRWGHLMLALYRAGRQGEALGAYQRARSVLAEELGVDPGPDLRRLDAAIVAQDRTLESPVSQHLQTVTRAVTFLLTDIEGSTAAWEADPDAMALALARHDELVEQVVTSRGGRLVKTRGEGDATFSVFDRPSAASAAAIELQEAIRHEPWALQEPIRIRVALHTGEVELRDGDYFGRAVNRAARLRSLATGGQILCSGATAELVIDSLSDDVVLADLGMRQLRNLARPEHVFELRLMTADDDAAAPSSEVPMERPPVPAALTGAGPFVGRGRELEGLFAAWQTSEAAGTRAVLIAGEPGVGKTRLAGEWSRLAYEHGAVVLYGRCDEDLGAPYQPFTEALRSLMPCLSSGRLRGLRGVEALLPLVPGLVDVLPDLAARARADPDTERYALFDAVVALLALASTTAPVVVILDDLHWAAKPTLLLLRHLLRFGEHARVQILGTYRSTDLDRSHPLAAMLADLHRDGSASRLQLSGLDEVDVSAYVAEAGYDDEELARALASVTGGNPFFLIEALRHVDESGGRWDPSTLPQGVREAVSRRLSRLSPETNKALAAAAVIGSRFALELVERVLDQDLVDAFDEACKAGIVIEEPGGHYRFNHALVRQSLMAELASVRRMRLHQRIAVTLESDSGDDDELLAELAHHYFECAWAGNAAKAVDYCRRAADQAMARLAYEGAGDLYDKALHALEELDDELPDRDDLLIARCEALLAAGDVVSATGAVSQLQEAASDSVRLAAWGTCFDGQLSMLTDPERLDEIESAVATAAEKLAELDDAAGEAKAHTVRAGCLGRLGRVGDCETALDQALTAARRAREHRLVNAVLANAPLAALWGPNPVPRAGGRCLDVVRLLRITTGSPVVEATSTRCQGVLDAFRGRAAAGRQLIDSARRSLTELGMRHALLEVDQFAGIVELVADDPAAAETPLRRAYNGFRRMGLDADTAETAALLARACLALDRDADADELCAESERLAGHALKASITWRTVRAQLLARQCDHNEARRVAEEAVAMAGRTDALVDHGDACLALATVLTAVGDIVGAKAAAENAVDLYEQKGAAALAEKARRYTGAEVPIASTSAEAPDVEPANTCVRTLARLNDAAAREAWDEAEQLFASHVSAESHRKIVGYPQTDLPSGEYSYQMSHFLKTGMVRYRFVPIAVRGERLALTRLKVGTADLSSGAPQDEMLQVVGLDEEGRVALQVVFDVEDIDAAMAELDATYARLGKHSPRPVLENSASRSEARLYELCAQRRWDEFGSVVADDIRIEDRRSGLHSEHHGRAKLLTEAKTIGDLGTESVTSVVLAIRGERLALVRNLFLGRDKGPDAYRTELLRIVEVDTDERIVAHIVFDLDDFEAAVEELDACYLAGEAAPYANTWSAIAKGYAAANRGEVAATVPDAVNVDHRQLAMIESGELVTYLRETLNGLANISTYLEAVHRLTDLGAVSTHVGAGTSREGFDAEWRMINVIVVDGNLVSRCEIFDEADVDAAIARFEELARSAPRLENAASRVRDRYIEHFATRDWDAMAEMLADDFSTDDRRRVVNAGIRRGRDAEIADLRAIADVGTEAITSTAIATRGERLVLCCMRSSAGEQPEAFHVEALDILDVDADERIAAHIVFDLDDMDAAFEELDRRYLAGEAAAHAHTWSLVAFGYARLNRHELPPTASDWVTIDHRHGRAFPPGEMAEYILATWDVAPDMKIHVEAVHRLSNLGAVVTHAAYGTSHEGFDAEWREVVLLMFDGDVVSHTEMFDEADLDAALARFDELGRRALQLENAASRVGERYFVQLAAGDWDAISDLVADDFLQDDRRRVVGAGVRHGLAAQISDMQAFADLSIASVTSTVVATRGEYLVLSRVRFAFRDQGSEAFVTELIGVGEVNANEKITAAIAFDADDIDAAFTELDRRYLAGDAAAHAHTWSIIVRANAALNRRQLPATTPDYVSIDHRRATAFAPGDLTAYIRAGWHVSPDLNNYIEAVHRLSDFGAVFTHAAKTSHEGFDAEWRVEELLTIEGELINHCELFEEAEVGAALARFDELSRPAPRLENAASRAEERFRTNFAAGDWIALAWVLADDFSNDDRRPVVGAGVRHGRDVQIADMRAIAELSITNITSTVIATRGERLVLVRIGYSLGDQASEAFLTETLSVVETDADERIVSFVSFNPDDIDSAVEELDARYLAGEAVAHADTWSLTARAYAAFNRHQVSPTTPDWVNIDHRRGISFASGDMIPYIRAVWNVAPDTKVHIEAVHRLSKLGAVITAAGHGASQEGFDAEWRYIHLLTFKADLISCGEFFDETDLDAALARFDQVTRPAPRPENTASRVCERYRSSFATRDWDAAAEMLTEDLYNEDRRRVVNAGIRHGRDSAVQDLRAAADLGVPVFTAIDIAIRGDRLALSRGGAPYDDRAGAFRVDTLQIAETDAEGRIAAIVTFDPDDIGAAFVELEARFVAGEAAAHAHTWSVVARNIAAFNRGEPPTTTPDWVNVDHRRGPAFEPGHMASYIRATWEVAPAMNVYIEAVHRLSDLGTVFAQVVRGTTHDGFDAEWRDAVLLTIDGDLINRIEVFEEADLDAALARFDELVRAPRLENAASIVARRYLERFAARDWDAMAEMLVADFSNDDRRRLVGAGVQHGQESTIADMQAIADLWPASVTPTVIATRGERLILMRARFYSSRDQGPEAAFRTEVLCIVEINADNRVVASVAFDLDDIDAAFEELDARYLAGDAAEYASTWSFLAKAFAGFNRHELPPTTRNWVNIDNRHVTTHAPGDLYAYVRASWDLVPDIRNYVETVHRLNHRGAVVTRASIGTSQAGFSGEWRVLTLVTVDGELIDRVELFDEDDLDAALARFEELQPRTPKLENAASRVGERFLAHFAAHEWGSMANLFAAGYSQDDRRRTVNSGMRHGRNSAIEDIRAVVDVGLWANLSFTVIGTRGGRLALNYFRASAHDPEAAQLDVLQLIEIDADDKFTACVVFDPDDVDAAFQELDARYLAGEAAAHAQTWSATVRVFAGLNQHKVPPTSPDWIHIDHRHLATAQAGDLPAYLSAGWEVTPHASTYIEAVHRLSDLGIVFTYVAYGTSQEGFGVEWREISIMMFEGDCINRGEVFDEDDLEAALARFDELSQPMPQLENAASRVSDRCFEYWATRRWEALTQIFADDISTDDRRRVIGGFVQQGRDAVITNSQALVDFGMSNVTSEIIATRGERLVLKRALYTGGDQAPEGFPTDILFVFEIDTNNKVSTHVVFDPDDVDAAFQELDNRYAAVEATAHARTWSLIARNYAAFNRHEFPSATPDWVTIDHRRGASFEPGDLAAYIHSSWDITPDITVYIEDVHRLSDRGAVFTQISNGSSQQGFEVEWRELCLVTVDGELVNRAELFDAADIDAALARFDELSRPTGQLDNTAVRAWARAVDAFNRRDRRAFFDATSPNGRVDDRRKGLGARHAGIERRKAADALFEVPESWRTDIAPLAVRGSNLALIRQTYRDTAEADRPITVELMSVVEVSDDELVGDIVNFDLDDIGAALAELDARYLAGEAAEYAQVWSGFADTYAMFNGQEVPPLSNWVTIDHRVRETFSEGDLAAYIRSGWDVAPNTTQYVECVHRLNHFGAVVTHAAYGTSQEGFYAEWRMIALLTLKGDTNRCNLFGEADLDTALVRFDALSASAPQLENAATRVLARAMAAFNRRDLDTYLAVVAADGRYEDRRKGLRDEGTIKPDFARTLFFEAATSWQAEVEPVAIREPRLALCRVVFRDHSEVERPIAVETLVLAEVTDDGLMTRFVVFDPDDINGAMTELTARWVASGVVEHPEIIEAHRRLLVDIANQHDWDTFAMLSAGAAYVGHRQLAVGADTIADYISSIRMLASLVPDLWLEPAEILSHSALGVVSYVVVKGTSTEGAPIELPLVIVVLFDGDEISRVETFDADQRGSALARFRELNAA